One window from the genome of Helicobacteraceae bacterium encodes:
- the ftsY gene encoding signal recognition particle-docking protein FtsY translates to MLDFLKKTTDTIRAIVPKTRAVSPEVLEEALIGADMDYDEVEALLDRLVQPITRDRLSFGLLELLPAFDPIEITQKPFAELIIGVNGAGKTTTIAKLANRYKSEGLSVMLGAGDTFRAAATEQLKAWAAKLSLPIVSGGGDPSAVAFDAISSALAKKCDRVLIDTAGRLHTQKNLAEELKKIVRVCGKAHAGAPHRKLLVLDGTQGRSAINQAREFNEIIGIDGVIVTKLDGTAKGGAIYSISRQLQKPILYIGAGEKEGDLIDFNARSFTDSFIEPFFER, encoded by the coding sequence GTGCTGGACTTTCTTAAAAAAACGACGGATACGATCCGCGCGATCGTCCCCAAAACGCGCGCCGTTTCGCCCGAAGTTTTAGAGGAGGCGCTAATAGGCGCGGATATGGACTACGACGAGGTAGAGGCTCTGCTAGATCGCCTCGTGCAACCGATCACGCGCGATCGCTTAAGTTTCGGACTGCTGGAGCTGTTACCCGCTTTCGATCCGATCGAGATAACGCAAAAGCCGTTTGCGGAGTTGATTATCGGCGTAAATGGCGCGGGCAAAACCACCACGATCGCCAAACTCGCCAACCGCTATAAAAGCGAAGGGCTTAGCGTAATGTTAGGCGCGGGCGACACCTTCCGCGCGGCTGCCACGGAACAGCTAAAAGCGTGGGCGGCAAAACTGTCGCTGCCAATCGTCTCCGGCGGCGGCGATCCGTCGGCGGTCGCGTTTGACGCGATCTCTTCGGCGCTGGCAAAAAAATGCGATCGCGTCTTGATCGACACGGCGGGCAGGCTTCACACGCAAAAAAACCTAGCCGAAGAGCTAAAAAAAATCGTTCGCGTATGCGGCAAGGCGCATGCCGGCGCGCCGCATAGAAAACTGCTCGTTTTAGACGGGACGCAAGGGCGATCGGCTATCAATCAGGCGCGCGAGTTCAACGAGATAATCGGGATCGACGGCGTAATCGTTACCAAGCTAGACGGCACGGCAAAAGGCGGCGCGATCTACTCGATCTCGCGCCAACTGCAAAAGCCGATCTTGTATATCGGCGCGGGCGAAAAAGAGGGCGATCTGATCGATTTCAACGCGCGTAGCTTCACCGATAGCTTTATCGAACCTTTTTTCGAGCGGTAA
- the radA gene encoding DNA repair protein RadA, whose translation MSKAKTFFECQLCGAIAPRWTGKCANCGAWDSFVEVKEKPETKNRLSASGADKTAVAITEVKEDNFLRYSTGEAELDRALGGGLVSGSLALIGGSPGVGKSTLLLKIAANLAESGKKILYVSAEESAGQIRLRAERIGALKKNLMLLNEIDLQTIKDELANDYNAAVIDSIQTIYSSELSAAPGSVSQVREITFELMRIAKERDIAIFIIGHITKEGAIAGPRVLEHMVDTVLYFEGDSSEELRILRAFKNRFGGTSEIGIFEMKREGLKSAGNIGGRFFNRRENKSGSAATITMEGTRPLVLEVQALVSDAFSNPRRSSTGFDQARLTMLLALLEKKLELPFNRYDVFINIAGGIRVSETAADLAVVAAILSSFRNRPIGEKTLFIGEVSLIGDIREVSNMDQRLIEGVAQGFEKAVVPRAPMSKIDIKCFVAEEVSKVIEWM comes from the coding sequence ATGTCAAAAGCGAAAACTTTTTTCGAGTGTCAGCTCTGCGGCGCGATCGCGCCGCGCTGGACGGGCAAATGCGCTAACTGCGGCGCGTGGGATAGTTTTGTCGAGGTAAAAGAAAAGCCCGAAACCAAAAATAGGCTAAGCGCGAGCGGCGCGGATAAAACCGCCGTCGCGATTACGGAGGTTAAAGAGGATAACTTTTTACGATACTCCACAGGCGAGGCGGAGCTTGATCGCGCGCTTGGCGGCGGGCTTGTTTCGGGCAGTCTCGCGTTGATCGGCGGTTCGCCGGGGGTTGGCAAATCTACGCTGCTGTTAAAGATCGCGGCAAACCTAGCCGAAAGCGGAAAAAAAATCCTATATGTCAGCGCGGAGGAGTCGGCGGGGCAGATTAGGCTTCGCGCGGAGCGAATCGGCGCGCTCAAAAAGAACCTGATGCTCTTGAACGAGATCGATTTACAGACAATCAAAGACGAGCTTGCCAACGATTACAACGCGGCGGTGATCGACTCGATTCAAACCATCTATTCAAGCGAATTATCCGCCGCGCCGGGTAGCGTTTCGCAGGTGCGCGAGATAACCTTCGAGTTAATGAGGATCGCCAAAGAGCGCGATATAGCGATCTTTATTATCGGGCATATCACCAAAGAGGGCGCGATCGCGGGACCGCGCGTGCTGGAGCATATGGTGGATACGGTGCTATATTTCGAGGGCGATAGCTCCGAAGAGTTGCGGATTTTACGCGCTTTCAAAAATCGTTTCGGCGGCACAAGCGAAATCGGGATTTTCGAGATGAAGCGCGAGGGACTAAAAAGCGCGGGAAATATCGGCGGCAGATTTTTCAACCGTCGCGAAAACAAGAGCGGTTCGGCGGCGACGATTACGATGGAGGGAACGCGCCCGCTTGTGCTGGAGGTGCAGGCGCTAGTTAGCGACGCTTTTAGCAATCCGCGTAGAAGTTCGACGGGTTTCGATCAGGCGCGGCTAACTATGCTGTTGGCGCTACTGGAAAAAAAGCTGGAGCTTCCGTTTAACCGCTACGACGTGTTTATCAATATCGCGGGCGGCATTCGCGTAAGCGAAACCGCCGCCGATCTCGCGGTGGTCGCGGCGATTTTAAGCAGCTTTCGCAACCGCCCGATCGGCGAAAAGACGCTGTTTATCGGCGAAGTGAGCTTGATCGGCGATATTCGCGAGGTTTCAAATATGGATCAGCGCCTAATCGAGGGCGTGGCGCAGGGGTTTGAAAAAGCGGTCGTCCCCCGCGCGCCTATGAGCAAAATCGATATTAAATGCTTTGTCGCCGAAGAGGTATCGAAGGTGATCGAATGGATGTAG